A window of the Dasypus novemcinctus isolate mDasNov1 chromosome 15, mDasNov1.1.hap2, whole genome shotgun sequence genome harbors these coding sequences:
- the F10 gene encoding coagulation factor X — translation MAGRLHLALLSASVAVLLLPGGSVFVTRERANNVLERIRRANSFLEEIKKGNIERECIEEICSFEEAREVFENNEKTTEFWNKYKDGDQCESNPCLNLGKCKDGLGEYTCTCLEEFEGKNCELFTRQLCSLDNGDCDQFCTEKQNSVVCSCAKGYTLADDGKTCISTDPYPCGKHTLKRSKRSLAQADTGSGNASEATTPKQNDDDLAPTVNSLDLSIYNDTYVEPDSSIVIRVVGGRDCKDGECPWQALLINEENEGFCGGTILSEYYILTAAHCILQAKRFKVRVGDLDTEKEEGNEMAHEVDFIIKHNRFVQQTYDCDIAVVKLKTPITFRMNVAPACLPEKDWAESILMTQKTGFISGFGRTQEKGRPSSTLKILEVPYVDRTTCKLSSSFTITQNMFCAGYDLNPEDACQGDSGGPHVTRFKDTYFVTGIVSWGEGCAKKGKYGVYTKVTSFLKWIERSMKARGGTQLQPPPS, via the exons ATGGCGGGCAGGCTGCACCTCGCCCTGCTCAGCGCCTCGGTGGCGGTCCTCCTGCTGCCGGGGGGAAGTG TATTTGTTACCCGGGAACGTGCTAACAATGTCCTGGAGAGGATCAGGAGGGCGAATTCGTTTTtagaagagataaagaaaggaaacATTGAAAGAGAGTGTATAGAAGAGATTTGCTCATTTGAAGAGGCCCGAGAAGTCTTTGAAAACAACGAAAAAACG acTGAATTCTGGAATAAATACAAAG ATGGCGATCAGTGTGAAAGCAATCCTTGCCTTAATCTGGGCAAGTGTAAGGATGGTCTCGGGGAGTACACCTGCACCTGCTTGGAGGAGTTTGAAGGCAAAAACTGTGAATTAT TCACACGGCAACTCTGCAGTTTGGACAATGGGGACTGTGACCAGTTCTGCACCGAAAAGCAGAACTCCGTGGTGTGTTCCTGTGCCAAGGGTTACACCTTGGCTGATGACGGCAAGACCTGCATCTCCACAG atcCTTACCCCTGTGGAAAACATACTCTGAAACGAAGTAAAAGGTCACTGGCCCAGGCCGACACGGGTAGTGGAAATGCCTCTGAAGCCACCACGCCGAAGCAGAATGATGATGACCTGGCTCCGACAGTGAATTCTTTAGACCTGTCGATCTACAATGACACATATGTTGAGCCGGATAGCAGTATCGTCATACGGGTAGTGGGCGGAAGGGATTGCAAAGACGGCGAATGTCCTTGGCAG GCTCTActcataaatgaagaaaatgaagggttTTGTGGAGGCACCATCCTGAGTGAGTACTACATCCTCACTGCAGCTCACTGCATCCTCCAAGCCAAAAGGTTCAAGGTGAGAGTAG GTGATCTGGACACTGAAAAGGAAGAAGGCAACGAAATGGCTCACGAAGTGGACTTTATAATAAAGCACAACAGATTTGTCCAACAAACCTATGACTGTGACATCGCCGTCGTGAAACTGAAGACGCCCATCACATTTCGGATGAACGTGGCTCCTGCCTGCTTACCGGAGAAGGACTGGGCTGAGTCCATACTGATGACTCAGAAAACAGGCTTCATCAGCGGGTTTGGGCGCACCCAAGAGAAGGGCCGCCCTTCGTCCACCCTCAAAATCCTGGAAGTGCCCTACGTGGACCGGACCACGTGCAAGTTGTCCAGTAGTTTTACAATCACCCAGAACATGTTCTGTGCAGGCTACGACTTGAATCCTGAAGATGCCTGTCAGGGCGACAGTGGGGGACCTCACGTCACCCGCTTTAAGGACACCTATTTTGTCACGGGGATCGTCAGCTGGGGAGAAGGATGTGCGAAGAAAGGAAAATACGGCGTCTATACCAAAGTCACCTCCTTCCTCAAGTGGATCGAGAGGTCAATGAAAGCCAGGGGAGGGACCCAGCTGCAGCCCCCACCCAGCTGA